From the Anopheles coustani chromosome X, idAnoCousDA_361_x.2, whole genome shotgun sequence genome, one window contains:
- the LOC131268952 gene encoding DALR anticodon-binding domain-containing protein 3-like: protein MVIVFEIKRLLNEFLQHEGSTAAIKFLDKRRCEISDLLIKGKTVADVHFDVELLQRTSAGWPLPVDRVSITGSEAYVWFERKTAFRNALAAMEWKIPVENHNNGAERLYLESPAIEEDASNSMTHFRAKALWKVMKNCFTLAGYVVLEKDTLEEVDMQAPVKRIVFVQRKNRVIDEQLGDTLERQHRVEILSGPVLVSSDLVDADNYIRRRSDALQPIAQQRYGVRIHDSNELERMVASLGRSAAIVDVLQQKHSSMIDMRVPKHGASHKQNPSKKATFILYNFARLVSIFKKYRLLMEQEGYPRMPPVDEVDFGLLTDREEWNLLFVYVIGFPYALRRTLGDGELARIDPHYLLEFTFGLVSCLSKYYCSTRILTDNSPKLLPVMIARLHLLQAIYNILRTLLHLLDLEPIENM from the coding sequence ATGGTAATAGTATTCGAGATCAAACGCCTCCTGAACGAGTTTCTCCAGCACGAAGGAAGCACAGCTGCAATAAAATTTCTCGACAAAAGGCGTTGCGAAATCAGCGATCTGTTGATCAAGGGTAAAACTGTTGCCGATGTCCACTTCGACGTGGAGCTCCTACAACGAACCAGTGCGGGCTGGCCACTTCCAGTAGATCGCGTCTCCATCACTGGTAGCGAAGCATACGTTTGGTTCGAGCGAAAAACTGCTTTTCGTAATGCACTTGCTgcgatggaatggaaaataccCGTGGAAAACCATAACAACGGAGCCGAGCGACTGTATCTAGAATCACCGGCCATCGAAGAAGACGCCTCAAACTCGATGACTCATTTCCGTGCCAAGGCGTTATGGAAGGTTATGAAGAACTGTTTTACTCTCGCTGGGTATGTCGTATTGGAGAAGGACACTCTTGAAGAGGTGGATATGCAGGCACCGGTTAAGAGGATCGTGTTTGTTCAGAGAAAAAACAGAGTAATCGACGAGCAGCTAGGCGATACCCTCGAGCGACAGCATCGTGTGGAAATTCTGTCCGGTCCGGTGCTGGTCTCTTCCGACTTGGTCGATGCGGATAACTACATTAGGCGACGTTCCGACGCACTGCAACCGATTGCACAACAGCGCTACGGGGTGCGCATACATGATTCCAACGAACTCGAGCGAATGGTGGCCAGTTTGGGTCGCTCGGCTGCGATCGTCGATGTGCTTCAGCAGAAGCATTCCAGTATGATCGATATGCGCGTACCGAAGCATGGTGCCTCGCACAAACAGAACCCATCCAAGAAGGCCACCTTCATTCTGTACAATTTCGCTCGTCTGGTGTCGATTTTCAAAAAGTACCGACTACTGATGGAACAGGAAGGTTACCCACGCATGCCACCCGTGGACGAGGTTGACTTCGGCCTGCTTACCGATCGAGAAGAGTGGAATCTGCTGTTCGTGTACGTGATCGGGTTTCCGTATGCCCTGCGACGCACGTTGGGCGACGGAGAGCTGGCCCGGATCGACCCACATTATCTGCTGGAGTTTACGTTCGGCCTCGTCTCGTGCCTCAGCAAGTACTACTGCAGTACACGCATTCTGACCGACAACAGCCCCAAGTTGCTGCCGGTTATGATTGCCAGATTACATCTTCTACAAGCTATATACAACATCCTGCGAACCCTGTTGCATTTGCTAGACTTGGAGCCCATCGAGAACATGTGA